A single Streptomyces sp. 2114.4 DNA region contains:
- the ftsY gene encoding signal recognition particle-docking protein FtsY, producing METVILAVIIAVVVLGAISGLVVSGRKKKQLPPSPPAAPKPSVTAPPAEPQVGEEAETPSDEERRTIEEVTLPTAEAPVAEAPAAEPEAPAAPEIEVPEPTAGRLVRLRARLSRSQNTLGKGLLTLLSREHLDEETWEEIEDTLLTADVGVASTQELVERLRERVKVLGTRTPEGLRALLREELLTLIGTDADRTVHTANGIGNGGDEIPGVVMVVGVNGTGKTTTTGKLARVLVADGKSVVLGAADTFRAAAADQLQTWGERVGARTVRGPEGGDPASIAFDAVKEGITEAADVVLIDTAGRLHTKTGLMDELGKVKRVVEKHGPVGEVLLVLDATTGQNGLVQARVFAEVVDITGVVLTKLDGTAKGGIIVAVQRELGVPVKLVGLGEGADDLAPFEPEAFVDALID from the coding sequence ATGGAAACCGTCATCCTTGCCGTCATCATCGCCGTGGTCGTGCTCGGCGCGATCAGCGGGCTCGTCGTCAGCGGCCGTAAGAAGAAGCAGCTGCCGCCGTCCCCGCCGGCCGCCCCGAAGCCCTCCGTCACCGCGCCCCCCGCCGAACCGCAGGTCGGCGAGGAGGCCGAGACCCCCAGCGACGAAGAACGTCGCACCATCGAAGAAGTCACGCTGCCCACCGCCGAGGCCCCCGTGGCCGAGGCACCGGCCGCCGAGCCCGAGGCGCCCGCCGCGCCCGAGATCGAGGTCCCCGAGCCCACCGCGGGACGGCTGGTCCGGCTGCGCGCCCGGCTCTCCCGCTCCCAGAACACCCTGGGCAAGGGCCTGCTGACCCTGCTGTCCCGGGAACACCTCGACGAGGAGACCTGGGAAGAGATCGAGGACACCCTGCTGACCGCCGACGTCGGCGTCGCTTCCACCCAGGAGCTCGTCGAGCGGCTGCGCGAGCGGGTCAAGGTCCTCGGCACCCGTACCCCCGAGGGGCTGCGCGCCCTGCTGCGCGAGGAACTGCTCACCCTCATCGGCACGGACGCCGACCGCACCGTGCACACCGCCAATGGCATCGGCAACGGCGGGGACGAGATCCCCGGCGTCGTCATGGTCGTCGGCGTCAACGGCACCGGCAAGACCACCACCACCGGCAAGCTCGCCCGTGTCCTGGTCGCCGACGGCAAGTCCGTGGTCCTCGGCGCCGCCGACACCTTCCGCGCCGCGGCCGCCGACCAGCTGCAGACGTGGGGCGAGCGGGTCGGCGCCCGTACGGTCCGCGGACCCGAAGGCGGCGACCCCGCCTCGATCGCCTTCGACGCGGTGAAGGAAGGCATCACCGAGGCCGCCGATGTCGTACTGATCGACACCGCGGGCCGGCTGCACACCAAGACCGGGCTGATGGACGAGCTCGGCAAGGTCAAGCGGGTCGTCGAGAAGCACGGCCCGGTCGGCGAGGTGCTGCTCGTCCTGGACGCCACCACCGGCCAGAACGGTCTGGTCCAGGCCCGGGTGTTCGCCGAGGTCGTGGACATCACCGGGGTGGTGCTCACCAAGCTCGACGGCACCGCCAAGGGCGGCATCATCGTCGCCGTCCAGCGCGAGCTCGGCGTCCCCGTCAAGCTCGTCGGCCTGGGCGAGGGCGCGGACGACCTGGCGCCGTTCGAGCCGGAGGCCTTCGTCGACGCCCTGATCGACTGA
- a CDS encoding bifunctional DNA primase/polymerase: MGFTIGGIREMRSSSRRRARSTDITAAAEYTGLWGWDVVPGARAVRTGSGGTDCSCGAADCPAPGAHPLAFAAELTAGASWETAAAAWAETPGAALLLPVGRTFDILDVPEAAGRNALARLERMGLPLGPAAVTPTGRALFFVAPGAAKELPDLLYRMGWDDATLDLRSLGPGDHITAPPSDLGGHGPVRWLRPPTPATTDRPPQARLVVGTLAYVCHRAAV, from the coding sequence ATGGGCTTCACGATCGGCGGCATCCGAGAGATGCGTTCCAGCTCCCGGCGCCGCGCCCGCTCGACCGACATCACGGCGGCGGCGGAGTACACCGGGCTGTGGGGCTGGGACGTCGTCCCCGGCGCCAGAGCGGTGCGCACGGGCAGCGGCGGCACGGACTGCTCGTGCGGCGCCGCGGACTGCCCCGCTCCCGGCGCCCATCCGCTGGCCTTCGCCGCGGAGCTGACGGCCGGGGCGAGCTGGGAGACGGCCGCCGCGGCCTGGGCGGAGACACCGGGCGCCGCGCTCTTACTCCCGGTGGGCCGGACGTTCGACATCCTCGACGTGCCCGAGGCCGCGGGGCGCAACGCCCTGGCGCGCCTGGAGCGGATGGGACTGCCGCTCGGCCCGGCCGCGGTGACCCCGACCGGCCGGGCGCTGTTCTTCGTCGCCCCCGGCGCGGCCAAGGAACTCCCCGACCTGCTCTACCGGATGGGCTGGGACGACGCCACCCTCGATCTGCGCTCCCTGGGCCCCGGCGACCACATCACCGCGCCGCCCTCCGACCTCGGCGGCCACGGCCCGGTGCGCTGGCTGCGCCCGCCGACGCCGGCCACCACGGACCGGCCGCCGCAGGCGCGGCTGGTGGTGGGCACCCTGGCGTATGTGTGCCACCGCGCGGCGGTGTGA
- a CDS encoding LLM class flavin-dependent oxidoreductase: protein MSALPSLPDLPSLPARPVTVLRINLVDPAPTPDALSARYRAAVEMAAFADDRGLTMVQTEEHHATTNGWMPSPLTFAGAVFGATRRIGVTVSALITPLHDPLRLAEDLASLDLLSGGRLVTVAGLGYRPEEYAAHGKDWQGRGALQDEVLETVLSAWTGEPFAYRGRTVQVTPRPYTRPHPLLLIGGSSRAAARRAARLGLPLFPSAHLPELEAYYHEQRTAFGTEGWVMQPPAHTSLLHLSEDPDRTWADYGGHLLHEARMYASWQAAGTRSAVRSSARDVAALREEGVYRIVTPDECLRLARQAGAQGSLILHPLCGGMPVDEGWRSLHLFAEEVQPHLKD from the coding sequence ATGTCTGCCCTGCCCTCCCTGCCTGACCTGCCCTCCCTGCCTGCCCGGCCGGTCACGGTCCTGCGCATCAACCTCGTCGACCCCGCGCCCACACCCGACGCACTGTCCGCCCGCTACCGGGCCGCCGTCGAGATGGCCGCGTTCGCCGACGACCGCGGCCTGACCATGGTCCAGACCGAGGAGCACCACGCCACCACCAACGGCTGGATGCCCTCCCCGCTCACCTTCGCGGGCGCCGTCTTCGGTGCCACCCGCCGCATCGGCGTCACCGTCTCCGCGCTGATCACCCCGCTGCACGACCCGCTGCGGCTGGCCGAAGACCTCGCCTCGCTCGACCTCCTCAGCGGCGGCCGGCTGGTCACCGTCGCCGGCCTCGGCTACCGGCCCGAGGAGTACGCGGCGCACGGGAAGGACTGGCAGGGCCGTGGCGCGCTCCAGGACGAGGTGCTGGAGACCGTACTGTCCGCCTGGACCGGTGAACCGTTCGCCTACCGGGGGCGCACGGTCCAGGTCACCCCCCGCCCGTACACCCGGCCGCACCCCCTGCTGCTGATCGGCGGCAGCTCCCGGGCCGCCGCCCGGCGCGCGGCCCGCCTGGGGCTCCCCCTCTTCCCCAGTGCCCACCTCCCGGAGCTGGAGGCCTACTACCACGAGCAGCGCACCGCCTTCGGCACCGAAGGCTGGGTGATGCAGCCGCCCGCACACACCTCGCTGCTCCACCTCTCCGAGGACCCGGACCGCACCTGGGCCGATTACGGGGGCCATCTGCTGCACGAGGCCCGGATGTACGCCTCCTGGCAGGCGGCCGGCACCCGCTCCGCGGTGCGCTCGTCGGCCCGGGACGTCGCGGCGCTGCGCGAGGAGGGTGTCTACCGCATCGTCACCCCGGACGAGTGCCTGCGGCTCGCCCGGCAGGCGGGCGCCCAGGGCTCGCTGATCCTGCATCCGCTGTGCGGCGGGATGCCCGTCGACGAGGGGTGGCGCTCGCTGCACCTGTTCGCCGAGGAGGTGCAGCCGCACCTCAAGGACTGA
- a CDS encoding P-II family nitrogen regulator, producing MKLITAVIKPHRLDEVKDALQAFGVHGLTLTEASGYGRQRGHTEVYRGAEYTVDLVPKIRVEVLVEDADAEELMDVVVKAARTGKIGDGKVWSIPVDDAVRVRTGERGPDAL from the coding sequence GTGAAGCTCATCACGGCAGTAATCAAGCCGCACCGGCTGGACGAGGTGAAGGACGCCCTGCAGGCCTTCGGCGTGCACGGTCTGACGCTCACCGAGGCCAGCGGCTACGGCAGGCAGCGCGGGCACACGGAGGTGTACCGCGGCGCCGAGTACACCGTGGACCTGGTGCCCAAGATCCGCGTCGAGGTGCTGGTCGAGGACGCCGACGCCGAGGAGCTGATGGACGTCGTCGTCAAGGCGGCGCGCACCGGCAAGATCGGCGACGGGAAGGTCTGGAGCATCCCGGTGGACGACGCGGTACGGGTGCGGACCGGGGAGCGGGGGCCGGACGCGCTGTGA
- a CDS encoding [protein-PII] uridylyltransferase → MTESIEETAGPDGTPGPAREPAPAPDGGYPAARLRLLQDEAAIGPDRRAALAHLTDDWLAGLLHRHATEAGLSGTALVAVGGYGRGELSPRSDLDLLLLHDGRADRGDLAALADRLWYPVWDLGLALDHSVRTPAEARKAARDDLKVQLGLLDARHLAGDAELTGALRATAYADWRESAPKRLPELHDLCQERAERQGELQYLLEPDLKEARGGLRDATALRAVAASWLADAPRGGLEAARTRLLDTRDALHLTTGRATDRLSLQEQDQVAGALGMLDADALLRQTYESARTISYAADVTWREVGRVLRARSVKPMLRGLLHGRTAGKGERSPLAEGVVELDGEAVLARTARPERDPVLVLRAAAAAAQAGLPLATHSIRRCSAATATRPLPVPWPAEAREQLVTLLGAGSHTVPVWEALEAEGIITRLLPDWERVRCRPQRNPVHTWTVDRHLIETAVRASALTRRVHRPDLLLIAALLHDIGKGWPGDHSVAGETIARDVAARLGFGARDTEVIATLVRHHLLLVETATRRDLDDPATVGAVAEAVGGTGTLELLHALTEADALATGPAAWSAWRGGLVADLVKRVTARLAGERRTEVRDADGPTAEQERLATEARRTGGPALALHARSEPAAGTGDGSAPPDREPVGVELLIAVPAHRSPGRRPSTSPAGTPGVLAAAAGVLALHRLTVRAADLLLLDPVDDGPVLLLRWRVAAEYGSLPRADRLRADLARALDGSLDIPARLAERERAYARRARAVLAPPPRVTVVSGSSRTATVIEVRAQDAHGLLHRIGRALEKAGVAVRSAHISTLGANAVDAFYVTGADGEPLSDGAAHEVAAAVERALQ, encoded by the coding sequence GTGACGGAGAGCATCGAGGAGACGGCAGGACCGGACGGAACACCGGGACCCGCGCGCGAGCCCGCGCCCGCCCCGGACGGCGGCTACCCGGCGGCCCGGCTGCGGCTCCTCCAGGACGAGGCGGCCATCGGACCCGACCGCCGCGCCGCCCTGGCCCATCTGACCGACGACTGGCTGGCCGGCCTGCTGCACCGGCACGCCACCGAAGCCGGCCTGTCCGGGACCGCCCTGGTCGCCGTCGGCGGCTACGGCCGCGGCGAACTCTCCCCGCGCAGCGATCTCGACCTGCTCCTGCTGCACGACGGCCGCGCCGACCGCGGCGACCTCGCCGCGCTCGCCGACCGCCTCTGGTACCCCGTCTGGGACCTCGGCCTGGCCCTCGACCACTCCGTACGCACCCCCGCCGAGGCCCGTAAAGCGGCCCGCGACGACCTGAAGGTGCAGCTGGGCCTGCTCGACGCCCGCCATCTGGCCGGCGACGCGGAACTGACCGGCGCGCTGCGCGCCACCGCCTACGCCGACTGGCGCGAGAGCGCCCCCAAGCGGCTGCCGGAACTCCACGACCTGTGCCAGGAGCGCGCCGAGCGGCAGGGCGAACTGCAGTATCTGCTCGAACCCGACCTCAAGGAGGCCAGGGGCGGGCTGCGGGACGCCACCGCGCTGCGTGCGGTCGCCGCCTCCTGGCTCGCCGACGCCCCGCGCGGCGGTCTGGAAGCCGCCCGCACCCGCCTGCTGGACACCCGCGACGCGCTCCACCTGACGACCGGCCGCGCCACCGACCGGCTCTCGCTCCAGGAGCAGGACCAGGTCGCCGGCGCCCTCGGCATGCTCGACGCGGACGCCCTGCTGCGGCAGACCTACGAATCCGCCCGCACCATCTCCTACGCCGCCGATGTCACCTGGCGCGAGGTCGGCCGGGTGCTGCGCGCCCGCTCCGTCAAGCCCATGCTGCGTGGCCTGCTGCACGGCCGTACCGCGGGCAAGGGCGAGCGCTCACCGCTCGCCGAAGGCGTCGTCGAACTCGACGGCGAGGCGGTGCTGGCCCGTACCGCACGCCCCGAGCGGGACCCGGTGCTGGTCCTGCGAGCCGCGGCCGCCGCCGCCCAGGCCGGGCTGCCGCTGGCCACCCACTCCATCCGCCGGTGCAGCGCGGCCACCGCCACCCGGCCGCTGCCCGTGCCCTGGCCCGCCGAGGCCCGCGAACAACTGGTGACGCTGCTGGGCGCCGGCAGCCACACCGTCCCCGTATGGGAGGCACTGGAGGCCGAGGGCATCATCACCCGGCTGCTGCCCGACTGGGAACGCGTCCGCTGCCGCCCCCAGCGCAACCCCGTCCACACCTGGACCGTGGACCGCCACCTCATCGAGACCGCGGTACGCGCCTCCGCCCTGACCCGCCGGGTGCACCGCCCCGACCTGCTGCTGATCGCCGCCCTGCTGCACGACATCGGCAAGGGCTGGCCCGGTGACCACTCGGTGGCCGGTGAGACCATCGCCCGCGACGTGGCGGCCCGGCTCGGCTTCGGTGCCCGCGACACCGAGGTGATCGCCACCCTCGTACGGCACCATCTGCTGCTCGTCGAGACCGCCACCCGGCGCGATCTGGACGATCCGGCGACCGTGGGCGCGGTCGCCGAGGCGGTCGGCGGCACCGGCACCCTGGAGCTGCTGCACGCCCTGACCGAGGCCGACGCCCTGGCCACCGGGCCCGCCGCCTGGAGCGCCTGGCGCGGTGGACTCGTCGCCGACCTGGTCAAACGGGTCACCGCGCGGCTCGCGGGGGAGCGCCGTACGGAGGTACGCGACGCCGACGGGCCGACCGCGGAGCAGGAGCGGCTGGCGACCGAGGCCCGGCGCACCGGCGGCCCGGCCCTGGCGCTGCACGCCCGCTCCGAACCCGCCGCCGGAACCGGGGACGGGTCCGCGCCGCCCGACCGCGAGCCGGTCGGTGTGGAACTGCTCATCGCCGTACCCGCCCACCGGTCACCCGGCCGCCGCCCCTCGACGAGCCCGGCCGGCACACCGGGCGTCCTGGCCGCCGCCGCAGGCGTGCTGGCCCTGCACCGGCTCACCGTCCGCGCCGCCGACCTGCTGCTGCTCGACCCCGTCGACGACGGCCCGGTCCTGCTGCTGCGCTGGCGGGTGGCCGCCGAATACGGTTCGCTGCCGCGCGCCGACCGGCTGCGCGCCGACCTGGCCCGCGCCCTGGACGGCTCGCTCGACATCCCCGCCCGCCTCGCCGAGCGCGAACGCGCCTACGCCCGCCGGGCCCGTGCCGTGCTCGCTCCGCCGCCCCGGGTCACGGTGGTCTCCGGCAGCTCCCGCACCGCGACCGTCATCGAGGTCCGCGCCCAGGACGCACACGGCCTGCTGCACCGCATCGGCCGCGCCCTGGAGAAGGCCGGCGTCGCCGTCCGCAGCGCCCACATCAGCACCCTGGGCGCGAACGCGGTGGATGCGTTCTATGTCACGGGGGCGGACGGGGAGCCGCTGTCCGACGGTGCGGCCCATGAGGTGGCGGCGGCCGTGGAGCGCGCTCTGCAGTAG
- a CDS encoding cytosine permease, whose protein sequence is MGTTTSAPASEGAVETRGIEPVPDHERQGRVRELFPTWVAANISVLLLTMGASLVVSNGLNFWQVLLVAAIAAAVAFGMVGVLSVSGKWGGAPGAMLSRAAFGVRGNYFPGAILWVARFGWETINAVTGAYAVLTVLHLLLGIETNNVLVVVTLLAFVAVTYLVSGLGRKALNVCNRYSTYLFGLFSIMVLVYLVATMNWDAIFAKKAGTTAMVIAGIGTIAAGGISWVPTGPDFARYLPHSTSGKKIVGTTVSGAALVLLPMVLMGGVMAVSNPKLAGQNTDPMSFLGTILPPWLAVPYLVTALVGMVLINSLSMYSAGFTAQTMGVKLPRALAVSINAVISLVGGLFMMLVAKDFIGQFIAFLTLLAVSFSAWIGVYGVDMARRRKLAVRYDADSLMNTGRTSRYWYTGGFCWQAMTAWAVALGAGLCFTKVQWFTGPLATTWIGENGLGWAATIALAALVFAVLPAPRESVPAAGAGDAAGAREPAEVG, encoded by the coding sequence ATGGGCACCACCACGTCCGCTCCCGCATCCGAAGGCGCCGTCGAGACCCGCGGCATCGAGCCCGTTCCCGACCACGAACGCCAGGGCCGCGTCCGCGAGCTCTTCCCGACCTGGGTCGCCGCCAACATCAGCGTGTTGTTGCTCACCATGGGCGCCTCGCTCGTGGTCAGCAACGGGCTGAACTTCTGGCAGGTCCTGCTGGTGGCCGCGATCGCCGCAGCCGTCGCGTTCGGCATGGTGGGCGTGCTGTCGGTCTCGGGCAAGTGGGGCGGCGCCCCCGGCGCGATGCTCTCCCGGGCCGCGTTCGGCGTCCGCGGCAACTACTTCCCCGGTGCGATCCTGTGGGTCGCCCGCTTCGGCTGGGAAACGATCAACGCGGTCACCGGCGCCTATGCGGTGCTGACCGTGCTGCACCTGCTGCTGGGGATCGAGACCAACAACGTCCTCGTTGTCGTCACCCTGCTCGCGTTCGTGGCCGTCACCTACCTGGTGAGCGGTCTGGGCCGCAAGGCGCTCAACGTCTGCAACCGGTACTCGACGTACCTGTTCGGCCTGTTCAGCATCATGGTGCTGGTCTACCTGGTCGCCACGATGAACTGGGACGCCATCTTCGCCAAGAAGGCCGGCACCACCGCCATGGTGATCGCGGGCATCGGCACCATCGCGGCCGGCGGGATCAGCTGGGTGCCCACCGGTCCCGACTTCGCGCGCTACCTCCCGCACTCCACGTCCGGCAAGAAGATCGTCGGCACCACCGTCTCCGGCGCGGCCCTGGTGCTGCTGCCGATGGTGCTGATGGGCGGCGTGATGGCCGTCTCCAACCCGAAGCTGGCCGGCCAGAACACCGACCCGATGTCCTTCCTCGGCACCATCCTGCCGCCCTGGCTCGCGGTTCCCTACCTGGTCACCGCGCTGGTCGGCATGGTGCTGATCAACAGCCTGTCGATGTACTCCGCGGGCTTCACCGCCCAGACCATGGGTGTCAAGCTGCCGCGGGCCCTCGCGGTCAGCATCAACGCCGTCATCAGCCTGGTCGGCGGCCTGTTCATGATGCTGGTGGCCAAGGACTTCATCGGCCAGTTCATCGCCTTCCTGACGCTGCTCGCGGTCTCCTTCTCCGCCTGGATCGGCGTCTACGGCGTCGACATGGCCCGGCGGCGCAAGCTGGCGGTGCGCTATGACGCCGACAGCCTGATGAACACCGGCCGCACCAGCCGCTACTGGTACACCGGCGGCTTCTGCTGGCAGGCCATGACGGCCTGGGCGGTCGCGCTCGGCGCGGGGCTGTGCTTCACCAAGGTCCAGTGGTTCACCGGCCCGCTGGCCACCACCTGGATCGGCGAGAACGGCCTGGGCTGGGCGGCCACGATCGCGCTCGCCGCGCTCGTCTTCGCCGTCCTGCCGGCGCCCCGGGAGTCCGTCCCGGCGGCCGGGGCCGGCGACGCGGCCGGGGCCCGGGAGCCGGCCGAGGTGGGCTGA
- a CDS encoding ammonium transporter, translated as MPPGILTLAADKVTLSPANTGFMLICSALVMIMTPGLAFFYGGMVRVKSVLNMLMMSFISLGIVTILWVLYGFGLAFGTDKGGFIGWNGDFAGLAHIGLTELWGTSTIPVYVFAVFQLMFAVITPALISGALADRVKFTAWALFIALWVTVVYFPVAHWVWGEGGWLFELKVIDFAGGTAVHINAGAAALGVLLVVGKRIGFKKDPMRPHSLPLVMLGAGLLWFGWFGFNAGSWLGNDDGIGAVAFVNTQVATAAAMLGWLAYEKLRHGSFTTLGAASGAVAGLVAITPACGAVSPLGAIAVGAIAGVLCAMAVNLKYKFGYDDSLDVIGVHLVGGVVGSLLIGFFATGGVQSKAKGLFYGGGLDQLGRQAVGVVCVLLYSLVVSYVLAKAIDLVMGFRVGEDEEVAGIDQAAHAETAYDFAGAGGGTVGRKGPALGEALTKKVDA; from the coding sequence ATGCCCCCAGGCATCCTGACGCTTGCAGCAGACAAGGTGACGCTCAGCCCGGCGAACACCGGGTTCATGCTGATCTGCTCCGCCCTGGTGATGATCATGACCCCCGGGCTCGCCTTCTTCTACGGCGGCATGGTCCGGGTCAAGAGCGTGCTCAACATGCTGATGATGAGCTTCATCAGCCTGGGCATCGTCACGATCCTGTGGGTCCTGTACGGCTTCGGGCTCGCGTTCGGCACCGACAAGGGCGGCTTCATCGGCTGGAACGGCGACTTCGCCGGCCTCGCCCACATCGGCCTGACCGAGCTGTGGGGCACCAGCACCATCCCGGTCTATGTCTTCGCGGTCTTCCAGCTGATGTTCGCGGTCATCACGCCCGCGCTGATCAGCGGTGCGCTCGCCGACCGGGTGAAGTTCACCGCCTGGGCGCTGTTCATCGCCCTGTGGGTCACCGTGGTCTACTTCCCCGTCGCCCACTGGGTCTGGGGCGAGGGCGGCTGGCTCTTCGAGCTGAAGGTCATCGACTTCGCGGGCGGCACCGCGGTGCACATCAACGCCGGCGCCGCGGCGCTCGGCGTGCTCCTCGTCGTCGGCAAGCGCATCGGCTTCAAGAAGGACCCGATGCGGCCGCACAGCCTGCCCCTGGTGATGCTCGGCGCCGGACTGCTGTGGTTCGGCTGGTTCGGCTTCAACGCCGGCTCCTGGCTCGGCAACGACGACGGCATCGGCGCGGTCGCCTTCGTCAACACCCAGGTCGCCACCGCCGCCGCGATGCTCGGCTGGCTGGCGTACGAAAAGCTCCGGCACGGCTCGTTCACCACGCTCGGCGCGGCCTCCGGCGCGGTCGCCGGACTCGTCGCGATCACCCCGGCCTGCGGCGCGGTCAGCCCGCTGGGCGCCATCGCGGTCGGTGCGATCGCCGGCGTGCTGTGCGCCATGGCCGTCAACCTCAAGTACAAGTTCGGCTACGACGACTCCCTGGACGTCATCGGCGTCCACCTCGTCGGCGGTGTCGTCGGCTCGCTGCTGATCGGCTTCTTCGCCACCGGCGGGGTGCAGAGCAAGGCCAAGGGCCTCTTCTACGGCGGCGGCCTCGACCAACTCGGCCGGCAGGCCGTCGGTGTGGTCTGCGTCCTGCTGTACTCCCTGGTCGTCTCCTACGTCCTTGCCAAGGCCATCGACCTGGTGATGGGCTTCCGGGTCGGCGAGGACGAGGAGGTCGCCGGCATCGACCAGGCCGCACACGCGGAAACCGCGTACGACTTCGCCGGCGCGGGCGGCGGCACGGTCGGCCGCAAGGGACCGGCACTCGGCGAGGCTCTGACGAAGAAGGTGGACGCGTGA
- a CDS encoding sugar porter family MFS transporter, with the protein MTSTAQPTGSEGRKAHPEHLGHVIFITAAAAMGGFLFGYDSSVINGAVEAIRGRYDVGSAVLAQVIAIALIGCAIGAATAGRIADRIGRIRVMQIASVLFTISAVGSALPFALWDLAFWRIIGGFAIGMASVIGPAYIAEVSPSAYRGRLGSFQQAAIVIGIAVSQLVNWGILNLADGKQRGVIAGLEAWQWMLGVMVIPAVLYGLLSFAIPESPRYLISVNKVSKAKEVLAEVEGKAVDLDKRVAEIEDAMRREHKASFKDLLGSKFGFLPIVWVGIGLSVFQQLVGINVAFYYSSALWQSVGIDPSASFFYSFTTSIINIIGTVIAMIFVDRIGRRPLALVGSAGMAIALGLEAWAFSAKTAAGTLPATEGTVALIAAHVFVLFFALSWGVVVWVFLGEMFPNKIRAAALGVAASAQWIANWAITASFPSLSDWNLSGTYVIYMVFALLSIPFVLKYVKETKGKALEEMG; encoded by the coding sequence TTGACCAGCACCGCGCAGCCGACGGGTTCGGAAGGCCGCAAGGCCCATCCCGAACATCTCGGCCATGTCATCTTCATCACCGCGGCTGCCGCGATGGGCGGCTTTCTCTTCGGCTATGACAGCTCTGTCATCAATGGTGCCGTCGAGGCGATCCGGGGCCGCTATGACGTCGGTTCCGCCGTACTCGCCCAGGTGATCGCCATCGCGCTGATCGGCTGTGCCATCGGCGCCGCCACCGCGGGCCGGATCGCGGACCGCATAGGCCGTATCCGCGTGATGCAGATCGCCTCGGTGCTGTTCACCATCAGCGCCGTCGGCTCGGCTCTTCCGTTCGCCCTCTGGGACCTCGCCTTCTGGCGGATCATCGGCGGTTTCGCCATCGGTATGGCCTCGGTCATCGGCCCGGCCTATATCGCCGAGGTCTCGCCGTCCGCCTACCGCGGCCGTCTCGGCTCGTTCCAGCAGGCCGCGATCGTCATCGGCATCGCCGTCTCCCAGCTCGTCAACTGGGGCATCCTCAACCTCGCCGACGGCAAGCAGCGCGGCGTCATCGCCGGCCTGGAGGCCTGGCAGTGGATGCTCGGCGTGATGGTCATCCCGGCCGTGCTCTACGGTCTGCTCTCCTTCGCGATCCCCGAGTCGCCGCGGTACCTGATCTCCGTCAACAAGGTCTCCAAGGCCAAGGAGGTGCTTGCCGAGGTCGAGGGCAAGGCCGTGGACCTCGACAAGCGGGTCGCGGAGATCGAGGACGCGATGCGCCGCGAGCACAAGGCGTCGTTCAAGGACCTGCTCGGCAGCAAGTTCGGCTTCCTGCCGATCGTCTGGGTCGGCATCGGACTGTCGGTCTTCCAGCAGCTGGTCGGCATCAACGTCGCGTTCTACTACTCCTCGGCGCTGTGGCAGTCCGTCGGCATCGACCCGAGTGCGTCGTTCTTCTACAGCTTCACGACGTCGATCATCAACATCATCGGCACCGTGATCGCGATGATCTTCGTCGACAGGATCGGCCGCCGCCCGCTGGCGCTGGTCGGCTCGGCCGGTATGGCCATCGCGCTCGGCCTGGAGGCGTGGGCCTTCTCCGCCAAGACCGCGGCCGGCACCCTGCCGGCCACCGAAGGCACCGTGGCCCTGATCGCCGCCCATGTCTTCGTGCTCTTCTTCGCCCTCTCCTGGGGCGTCGTGGTCTGGGTCTTCCTCGGCGAGATGTTCCCGAACAAGATCCGCGCCGCCGCGCTGGGCGTCGCCGCCTCCGCGCAGTGGATCGCCAACTGGGCCATCACGGCCAGCTTCCCGAGCCTTTCGGACTGGAACCTCTCGGGTACGTACGTCATCTACATGGTCTTCGCTCTGCTCTCGATCCCCTTCGTGCTGAAGTACGTCAAGGAGACGAAGGGCAAGGCGTTGGAGGAGATGGGCTAA